In Pelagicoccus sp. SDUM812003, the genomic stretch GGGCGTCCCGGAGCCTTCTTGCGCCTGAGCCCGCCCTGGGAAAAGGTGGAGCTGCTGCGCGAGGACGAAGGTCTGGGGGTGGGCAAGCGTATCGAGATCTCCTTAAAGACGCCTTTTGGCAGGCGGTCTTGGAAAGGGGAGCACGTCGAATGCGAAAACGGTAGCCATTTTGTCGATACGCAGGTTCAAGGTCCGTTTCGTTCCTGGAACCACCGGCACCGATTCGAATGGATCAACGATACCCGTTGTCGCATGTCGGACGAGATTGAATACGAACTGCCGCTTGGAGGCTTGGGCCGTGGCGTCGCTGGTTCGATGGTTCGCGAAAAGCTGGAGCGGATGTTCGAATACCGCCATCAGCTGATCGCTTCCGATGTCGCCTTTCGCAAAGCCGCGCCGGCCACCGGGTCGCTTCGCGTGCTGGTCGCCGGCGGCAGCGGCTTTCTCGGGCAGCAGCTGATCGCCTTCCTCGGCACGCAAGGCCATCGGGTGCAGACGCTGACGCGCCATCCGAAAAAGCCGGGCGATATCCGTTGGGATCCGGCGAAAGGGGAGATCGAGCTGGCGCGGCTGGAAGGCTTCGACGCGGTGATTTCCTTGATGGGGCAGTCGCTTTTTTCGGGACGTTGGTCGGAGGAGCGAAAGCAGGGGCTTTGGAAGAGCCGCGTGGACGCCACCCAGTTTCTGATCACTGCGCTCACCCGCTTGGAAAGTCCGCCCAATCGCTTCCTCGGCGGGTCGGCCGTCGGTTTCTACGGCCAGAAAAGCGATGGCCTGGTGGATGAGTCTGCGAAACGGGGTGCCGGTTTCTTGGCCGACCTCTGCGACGCGTGGGAAGCTGCCGCCTACCGGGCCGAAAGCTTGGGCTGTCGGGTCGCCTTGCTGCGCACCGGAGTGGTGCTCGATCCCCGCGGTGGAGCCCTCGCTCAGATGTTGCCAGCCTTTCGACTCGGACTTGGCGGGCCGCTGGGCGATGGCCAGCAAGGGTTCCCTTGGATCGCATTGGAAGATTGGGTGAAAGGCGTGACGTGGACTTTGTTGCAGCCGAAACTCCATGGCCCGGTCAACCTGACCGCCCCGGAAACGCTGAGCCAAGGGGCGTTCGCTCGCAAGCTCGGGGCGCGTCTCAGGCGACCCGCGATCCTGCCCGCACCGCAGTTCGCCCTGCGCGGCGCCCTTGGCCAAATGGCCGATGAGCTTCTGCTGAGCGATTTGCAGATCTATCCGCGCGCCTTGGAAAACAGCAAGTACCCTTTCCAGCTGCCCAAGCTCGACGACGCCCTAGCGTTTTCCCTGGCCTGAGGAATCGCTGCCTCCGTTTTCCCAGGCCAGTCGTCTATTAGATTAACGCATTCCGTAGTCGACCCTGCGAGGCGGATCGCTTAGCGTTTAATCCCGTCTTCAACTAATCTTGACTAAGTAGAGTAAGAAACCCAAATATACGCTCACTATGGCAAAAGCATTCCCTAACATAATCGCCGCGATCGGCAACACCCCGCTCATCAAGCTGAACCGTCTCACAGAGGGTTTGGCTGCTGACGTTTACGTGAAGTGCGAGTTCTTCAACCCGCTCTCCAGCGTGAAGGATCGTATCGGTCGCGCCATGATCGAGGCCGCCGAGAAGGAAGGAAAGCTCGGTCCGGACAGCATCATCGTGGAGCCGACTTCCGGAAACACGGGCATCGCGCTGGCTTTCGTGGCTGCCGCCAAGGGCTATCGCTTGGTGCTGACCATGCCGGAAACCATGTCCATGGAGCGTCGGGTGCTGCTTCGCATGTTGGGAGCCGAACTGGTGCTCACCCCGGGCCCTAAGGGTATGCCGGGCGCCATCGCTCGCGCCCAGGAGCTGCTCGAAGAGTATGGCGAGAAGGCGTTCATGCCGCAGCAGTTCGAGAATCCGGCCAATCCGGAGGTGCATCGCCAGACCACCGCGGAGGAGATCTGGGAAGCGACTGAAGGCAAGATCGACGCCTTCGTGGCTGGCGTGGGCACAGGTGGCACCATCACTGGGGTCTCCGAGGTCATCAAGAGCCGCAAGGAATTGTTCACCGTCGCAGTCGAGCCGACTAACAGCCCGGTGATTTCTGGTGGTCAGCCAGGTCCGCACAAGATCCAAGGCATCGGGGCCGGTTTCATCCCCAAGAACTGCAACAAGGATATCATCGACGACGTCATCACCGTGACCAACGAAGACGCGTTCCAAACCGCTCAGGACCTCGCCCTCAAGGAAGGCATCTGTGGCGGCATCTCCTCCGGAGCCAACGTATGGGCGGCCTTGCAGCTGGCCAAGCGTCCGGAAATGGCTGGCAAGACCATCGTCACGGTGGCCTGCAGCTGCGGCGAGCGCTACATCAGCACTCCATTGGGCGAAAAGGCCCGAGCCGAAACGACCGGAGCAACCGCTTAGCGTTCGGGCCGAGCGATCTCCAGCTGATCGACCGTTTTTTAGCGGGCCTCCCTTCGCCGGGGAGGCCCCTTTTCATTTGTATCGACCCACGGGCGCGCCGGGGCGTCTCCGAGCGCCGACGGCCGCAACTGTTGATTGCGACGTTGCAAATAACAGTTGCTCTGGAGGCGATCGCCTTTTTGGGGTGGCGCCTGGGGCGAGTGGGCTTAGGTTTAAGAGGTTACCCTTATGTTGCCTCGTTTGTTCAGCCGTTGTTTCGAAGCCTTCACCGCGGCCGCCTTTCCGTCCCAGTGCGTGGAATGCGGCGGATTGGTGGAGGCGCGGAGCGACTTTGCCAGCGTCTGCGTCGCGTGCTGCGATCGCGTCCAGTTGGTGCGGGAGCCGAAGTGCCTGACCTGCGGATTTCCGTTTTTCGGCGAGACGGAGTCGAAGGCGGGCTGCATGCATTGCGAGCACCTGAGCCCGGTCTTTGGGCAAGGCTGGTCGGTGTCGCTGTTTCGCGGCCCGGTGCGGCATCTGATTCACGAGTTGAAGTATGAGCGGGGATTCTGGGCCTTGCGCGACATCGCTGCCATGGCCCGCCTGGGGCCAGGATTGCGGGAGTTCGTCGGCGACGCGATTCTGCTGCCGGTGCCGTTGCACGCTCGTAAAATGAGGGAGCGGGGCTACAACCAGAGCGAGTTGATCGTTCGCGAGCTGGCGAAGGTGTTTCCGGACAGCGAGATGGGGGACGTCTTGGAGCGGCGCGTGGATACCGTTTCGCAGACGCGGTTCAACCGGCGCGAGCGGGTGCGCAACCTGAAAAATGCCTTTTCATTGCGCCGAAACCGTGCCATACAGCCCGGCCGACGCTATGTTATCGTCGATGACGTTTTTACGACAGGCTCGACGCTCAATGCCTGCGCTCACGCGCTGGAGCAGGCGGGGGCCGGTCGCATAGATGTCTTGACTATCGGGCATGGCTAGACCTGATCCCAAGCGATTTTTCAACTAGAAGGCTCTGACAATGGCACTCTTTCAAAAACCGAAGTACTCGACCGTAATCGTCAAAAAGAAGGACATTCCGCAGGGGATGTGGAAGAAGTGCCCGGTTTCCGGCGAGATCATCTACAACAAGGAACTGGAGCAGAACCAGAACGTGGTGCCCAAGAGCGGCTACCATTTTCCCATCACTGCCCGCAAGCGCATCCAGAGTCTGCTTGACGAGAATAGCTTCAAGGAGGAGGACCGCGATCTCATGCCGGGCGATGCTCTGGAGTTCGTGGATTCCAAGCCCTATCCGGAGCGCGTGGCTCAGTATCAGAAGAAGACCGGCGAAAAGGAGTCGCTCATCAGCGGTCTGGGCAAGATCCAGGGGATCCCGGTTTCCATCGCGGTGTTCGATTTCCAGTTCAGCGGCGGTTCTCTGGGTTCGGTCGCCGGGGAGAAGATCACGCGAGCCATCGAGCGGGCCATCAAAAACAAGATCCCGTGCATTGTGATTTCCGCCTCTGGCGGCGCTCGCATGCAGGAGGGCATCCTCAGTCTGATGCAGATGGCCAAGACCAGCGCGGCGCTCAGTCGGCTTTCGGCGGCCCGGCTGCCATTCATATCGATCCTCACCGATCCGACCGCGGGTGGAGTGACGGCGAGTTTCGCTACGTTGGGCGACGTCATCTTGGCCGAGCCGGGCGCTCGCATCTGTTTCGCAGGGGCTCGGGTGATCAAGGAGACCACCAACGCGGAGCTGCCGGAAGGCTTCCAGTCCGCGGAATTCCTGTTTCAGCGTGGACTCATCGATCAGATCGTGCCTCGCACCGAGATGCGGGCCCGACTGCACGAGCTGCTGGCTGCTCTTTACCTGAAAAAAGAGCCAGAGTCCGCATAACGTAAGGAAGCGGGAGCGCCGCGGCCCTCCCGTCGAACGCCATGCCTGATCTCAGCTCCTACGAGGCAGCCCGCGAATGGTTGTATTCGCTCAAGAATGCGGGGTCGAAATACGGAATCGACCGTATGGAACGTTTCGCGGATGCGCTTGGGCAGCCGCAGCGCAGCTTTCCGTCAATCCACGTCGCTGGCACCAACGGGAAGGGGTCGACCTGCGCCATGTTGGAGCAGGTGTTTCGCGACCAAGGGTTCAAAACGGGGCTTTCGACGTCGCCGCACCTGGTTCGGCAGGGCGAGCGCATTCAGGTGAACCGCCGCATCCTCAGCGAGGAGGCGATTCTGGATTTCGTGCGCGAACTGGCTCCCTTGGCGAGCGCGATTGCCCAGCCTGATGCGGAGTTGCACCCGAGTTTCTTCGAGTTCATGACGGCCATGGCGTTTCTGCGTTTTCAGCGTGAAGCGGTGGACATCGCCTTGGTGGAGGTGGGGCTCGGCGGGCGGCTGGACGCGACCAACGTTTTGGTGCCGGAGTGCAGCGTGATCACTTCCATCGGATTGGACCACTGCGAAATCCTAGGAGACTCCCACGCCGCGATCGCTCGGGAGAAGGGCGGCATCATCAAGCCTGGCGTGCCCGTGGTGGCGGGGCTGCTGCCGGAGGACGCCATGGCGGAAGTGCGAAGCATTTGCCGCGAGCGCGGCTGCGAGCTCATCACGGTAGCGGAGCGTTTCGGCGAGGATTTGGAAAGCTTTCCTCGGACCAATCTGTACGGACGCTACCAGCGCATCAACGCCGCCATTGCCATGACGGTGGTGGAGGCGATGGCGGGGCGTTTCGGCTTGGACCGCGCGACCGCCGAAGCCAGCTTGGCCTCCGTTTCCTGGCCCGGTCGCTGGGAAGAGCGGCAGCTGCGGCATCGGAAGATCGTTTTCGATGTCTCGCACAATTCCGAAGGAGCGCGTTGGCTGGACGACAACTTGGCCGATTTGGTCGAGCGCAGCGGCGGAGCTAAGCCTGACGTGGTGATGGGCGTGATGGGCGGCTATCGAGCCAGCAGCCTGGTGCCGGTGGCGGCGAAGTGGGCCCGCAGCATCACCTTCGTGGTGCCCCAGCAGAGTCGAGCCTGTTCGCTGGAGGAGCTAGCGTCGTTCGTGCCCGACGATTTCGAGGGGGCGGTGGAGCGGGGCGAGATCGCTCGGATCTTTCCGTCGAAAGGCGTCTGCTCCCTCGATCAGCACGGAGCCCCTCCTCTGGTGGTCACGGGTTCGATCTACCTGATCGGCGAGATTTGGGATCGGTTTCTGGAAGAGAGCCCGCTTGGGCAAGGCGCGTTGCAGGATTTCTAAGGGCCCGGCGGAGACAGGCGAGAGCGCGAAACGCACCTGTCCGATTTCGGGGGCTTCCCTCTGCGATGGCGATTTTTCGGATCGATTTTTGAAAACACTATTGACAGACGGGTCCGAACTTGGATTTTCGGGGGCCTTTCCAATTCATGCCTCTCTAGCTCAATCGGTAGAGCAGTTGACTCTTAATCAATTGGTTCGGGGTTCGAGTCCCCGGGGGGGTACCAATTTCCTAAAGGTGCACGGTCCCGCGCCGTTATCAGACAAAGCCACGCCGGCGTAGCTCAATTGGTAGAGCAACTGATTTGTAATCAGTAGGTTGCGGGTTCGAGTCCCATCGCCGGCTCCATTTTCCAAAAACCGCTTTCCGCGAGAAGGCGGTTTTTTCGTATCGGCTGGCCGCGACGAACAGGGCGGCTCGCCCGAGCGAAACCTGACCGGAATCGCGGCGGCCATCGAGCTCGCCGACGCCTGCCGAAAATTCCCGTCTTTCCCCTTTACACAGGGGGGCTTTTGTATCTTTGTCTTCGGTTTCTTCAAAGTCATGCAAAAGACCAAGAAATCCATAGCAAAGCGCTTCAAGCTTACCGGCAACGGCAAGCTCCGTCGTCGCTCACCTGGCCAGCGTCACCATCTGCACCAGAAGAGCACCAAGCAGAAGCGTAACCTCAACAGGGACAAGTCCGTCTCCGACGGCCGTCAGGCAGACCTCATGCGCGGTCTTCCCCACGGTCTCTAAGACCCTGTTACGACGAGAATTATTTCGATTGGGTAAATACTTAGTAGGCGACCTAACGAAATCGAGCACTAGAAAGATCACCAAACATGCCTAGAGCAACAAACGCACCCGCATACAACAAGCGTCGCAAGAAGATGCTGAAGCAAGCCAAGGGCTACTTCGGCAACAAGTCGCGACTCTACCGCTACGCGAAGGAAGCAGTGGCCCACGCCCTGCAGTACGCCTATCGCGACCGCCGCGCCAAGAAACGCACCTGGCGCCAACTCTGGATCGTCCGCATCAACGCCGCTTGCCGCGCGGAAGGCATCAGCTACAGCCGATTTACCGAGGGCCTCAAGGCTGCGGAAGTCGTGCTCGATCGCAAGATCCTCGCTGATCTCGCTGTGAACGATCCCGTCGCGTTCAAGGGACTGGTCGAAAAGGCCAAGGACGCCCTGAAGGCGAAGGCAGCCGCCTAGAGCGGGCTCGTTCCACACGACATTCCGAAGCTCGCTAAAAAGAGCTCGGACATCTAAATTTAGCCTTTCATCAAAAGGAGTTCGGGTATCTGCTCGAACTCCTTTTTTTCATTTTCGACCCACTTGTTGGGCGGATCCAAGATCCGCCGTCGTCCAGTCCCATTCCAAGCGGATCAGCGATCCGTCCCGCACCGATTTCCAGACCATGGAAGAAGAACTCAAAAACATCGTAGAAACCGCGAAGAAGAAAGTCAGCGCCGTGAGCAGCCGCGCTGGATTCGAAAGCATCAAGGCGGAGATCACCGGCCCCAACGGAGCCTTGACCAAGGTCATGAAGGGCATGGGCTCCGTTCCCAAGGAGGATCGTCCGGCCTTCGGCAAGATGATCAATCAGGCCAAGCAGCAGATTCAAGGCTTCTACGACCAGGCGCTCGAGGCCATCGAGAACGCGGAGCTCGCCGCCCGCATCGGTCCGGCGATCGACCCATCGCTGCCTTCGGTGGAGCCCGGTCCGGGCAGTCTTCATCCGCTTACCAAGGTTCGGGAGGAAATCTGCAGCATCTTCAAGCAGATCGGCTTCACGGTGGTGGAAGGCACGGAAGTGGAAACGGAGTACTACTGCTTCGACGCTTTGAACACGCCGGCCGATCACCCGGCTAGAGATTTGCAGGACACGTTCTATCTGCCTGACGACGCCCGGTTCGGCAATGTATCCAAAAAGGAAGACGAGCGCTACCTGCTGCGCACGCACACCTCTTCGGTCCAGATCCGCACCATGCTCAAGGAGAGGCCGCCGCTGCGGGTCATTTCTCCGGGCCGCTGCTTTCGCCGCGACACGGTGGACGCCACGCACAGCGCCAATTTCCATCAGATCGAAGGGTTGTACGTGGACGAGAACGTGACCGTTCGCGACCTCAAGGCGGTGCTCGACTACTTCTTCGAGCAACTGCTAGGCAAGGGAACCAAGACCCGCTTTCGTCCGCACTTCTTCCCGTACACCGAGCCGAGTTTCGAGGTCGATTTCTCCTCGAGCCATCTTGCGAAGCTGGGCAGCGAGTGGGTGGAAATCGCCGGCTGCGGCATGGTCGAACCCGCGGTTTTCGACTCCGTCGGCTACGATCCGGAGACGTATTCCGGTTTCGCCTTCGGCATGGGGATCGAGCGCATCGCCATGATTCTCTACGGCATCGACGACATTCGCTACTTCTACCAAAACGACGCCCGCTTCCTGTCGCAGTTCGCCTAAGCGAACGTGTATCCAAAATCCCTAACACTTTCCTACAGTGAAACTTTCTCTGAAATGGCTTAAACGCTATGTAGATCTCGACGAGACTCCACAGGAGCTTGCCGACTCGCTGACGCTGCTCGGCTTCGAAGTCGACGACATGGAAACCACCGGCGTGCCCCTCTTGGAAAACGTGGTGGTTGGCGAGGTGCTTCAGCGCGATCCGCATCCCGATGCGGACAAGCTGGGCGTGTGTCGCGTCGATTGCGGTCCTGAGTTTGGCGAAAAGTCGATCGTGTGCGGAGCCAGCAACTACAAGGTGGGCGATCGCGTGCCGGTCGCTCTTCCCGGTGCGGAGCTGCCAGGCGGCTTCAAAATCAAGCGTTCCAAGCTGCGTGGCGTGGAGTCCGATGGCATGATGTGCTCCGGCAAGGAAATCGGAGCCGGGCAGGATCATGCAGGTCTGCTGATCCTGGAAGATCGCCCGGAAGTCGGCACGCCGATCAACGAGGCCCTGAGCGACAGCGACACTGTTTTTAATCTCGAGGTGACGCCAAATCGACCGGATTGCCTTTGCCATCTTGGTATCGCCCGTGAGCTTGCCGCCTGGTATCGCCGAGAGCTGAAGTATCCGGAAATCAACGACATCACCCCTGAAGGAGATCGTCCGAATGGCGAATCGATTTTCGGCGGAGTCGAAGTCGATGCAGCGGAGGATTGTCCGCTCTACCTAGCCAGCGTGATCAAAGGCGTGAAGATCGGGCCGAGCCCGAAATGGCTGCAGGAGGCGCTTGCTTCCATCGGCTTGCGTCCCATCAACAACGTGGTGGATGTGACCAACTTCGTAATGCACGAATGCGGCAACCCCATGCATGCCTTCGATGCCCGGGATATCGCGGGCGGCCGGATTCGCGTGCGCCATGCTAGCGATGGCGAGCCGATGACTACGCTCGATGAGACGGAGAGAAAGCTTTCGGACCGCATGGTGGTGATCGCTGATCAGGAAAAGCCGTTGGCCGTGGCCGGCGTCATGGGAGGCTTGAACTCGGAAGTGAAGGGCGACACGACGGACGTTGTTTTGGAAGTCGCATACTTCAAGCCGTCCACCATTCGCTGGGTATCCAAAAAGCTGGGACTTTCTACCGACAGCTCCTATCGCTTCGAGCGCGGGGTGGATCCGCTCTCCTTGCGTTACGCAACTGACCGAGCCATATCGCTCATCCTGCAGACCGCGGGCGGCGAGCTTTGCTCGAACAGCTACACGGCTGGCAAGGAGCCGAACTGGGAGACCGAGATCGAGATGGACCCGAATTGGGTGCGTCGCAAAGCCGGCTTCGACATTTCGGATGACGATATCAAGGAAGCGTGGGAGTTGCTGGACCTATCGGTCAACGAAGCGTCTGAAGACGAGTGGCGGGTATCCATCCCCAGCTACCGAGGCGACCTGTACCGTCCCATCGACCTGTTGGAGGAGGTTCTTCGAATCTACGGTACGCATCGCATCCCCGGCGGACAGGTTCGGGCCACTGCGACTACCGCTGTCGACAGTCCTATCACGGAGTTCGTGAGGAAGTCCTCCAGCTTCCTCGTTGGCCAGAATTTCGCCGAGGCGGTGAACTACACATTGCGTTCGCAGGAGGAGCAAAAGACCTGGTCGGGCCATGTGTGCGCTGAAGAGCTGGCTTTGCTGAATCCGATCAGCGAGGACCAGACGCAGCTCCGTCACAGCCTGCTGCCTGGCTTGCTGGAAACGCTGCGCCTCAATCAGGCCCGCAAGACAGGGGCCAACCGTTTCTTCGAAAGCGGTCGCATCTTCGCGGAGCTTAACGGGAAGATCGTGGAGATGATCGCGGTGGCGTTCATCGAATGCAACGGGGGCGTCGAACGCAGCTGGAAGGAGCGCGGTTTCGACGATTTCTACGCGGTGAAAAAGCGGGTGGAGACCATCGCGAGCTTCGCCGGACTCGACCTGAGCAAGTTCAAGATCCGTCCAGTGGGTGAAAACGGAACTGCTTGGCAGGAAGGCCACAGCGCTGCCTACGAGGAGCCGAAGGCTGGTTTCTTCGCCCGCATAGGCTTGATGAGTTTGCCTCGTATCAAGGAAATGGATATCCAAGGCGAGGTCGTGGGAGGTATCTTCTGCTATCTGCCCGAGCGCCTGCGTCAGCCCAAGCGCATCAAGTTCAAGCCGTTCAGTCTGTACCCGGCGACGAGTCGGGACTTGGCTCTGGTAGTTGACCAGAACGAGAGCGCGGAGGAGGTGGCCCGCACCCTGTCTAAGCTCGCGAGCAAGGCAGCGAAGGGGTTCGAGGTCGAAGCCGTTTCCATTTTCGATGTTTATCAGGGGACCGGCCTAGCGGAAGGAAAGAAAAGCGTCGCTATTTCAATCGCCTTCCGAGCGATGGACCGGACTTTGAAGGACAAGGAGGTGAGCAAAGTCTTCGAGGCGATCTGCAAGCAGGTCCCGGAAAAGACGAGCTACACGATTCGCGACTAGAACGAACGTTTTCCCAGAACGCAGAAGACCATGTCGAAAAAGACGCATATCGATATCGACTACACCGCCAAGCTCGCTCGCATCGCTTTGAGCGACGAGGAAAAGGCCAAGTACTCGGAGCAGCTGGATTCAATCATTGGATACGTGGAGAAGCTCGAGGAGCTCGATACGAGCGATGTCGAGCCCACGGCCCATCCTCATCCGGTGAGCAACGTTTGGCAGGAGGACAAGGTAAGCTCGGAGCTGTCCGTGCAGGAAGCGCTCAAGAACGCTCCCGCCCAACGCGACAACATGATCGTGGTGCCGAAGGTGGTGGATTGAACGGAGTCGCCCACGAATAACAC encodes the following:
- a CDS encoding TIGR01777 family oxidoreductase, whose translation is MSSGVQTFRKQSEVALSAKELFAWHGRPGAFLRLSPPWEKVELLREDEGLGVGKRIEISLKTPFGRRSWKGEHVECENGSHFVDTQVQGPFRSWNHRHRFEWINDTRCRMSDEIEYELPLGGLGRGVAGSMVREKLERMFEYRHQLIASDVAFRKAAPATGSLRVLVAGGSGFLGQQLIAFLGTQGHRVQTLTRHPKKPGDIRWDPAKGEIELARLEGFDAVISLMGQSLFSGRWSEERKQGLWKSRVDATQFLITALTRLESPPNRFLGGSAVGFYGQKSDGLVDESAKRGAGFLADLCDAWEAAAYRAESLGCRVALLRTGVVLDPRGGALAQMLPAFRLGLGGPLGDGQQGFPWIALEDWVKGVTWTLLQPKLHGPVNLTAPETLSQGAFARKLGARLRRPAILPAPQFALRGALGQMADELLLSDLQIYPRALENSKYPFQLPKLDDALAFSLA
- the pheS gene encoding phenylalanine--tRNA ligase subunit alpha, coding for MEEELKNIVETAKKKVSAVSSRAGFESIKAEITGPNGALTKVMKGMGSVPKEDRPAFGKMINQAKQQIQGFYDQALEAIENAELAARIGPAIDPSLPSVEPGPGSLHPLTKVREEICSIFKQIGFTVVEGTEVETEYYCFDALNTPADHPARDLQDTFYLPDDARFGNVSKKEDERYLLRTHTSSVQIRTMLKERPPLRVISPGRCFRRDTVDATHSANFHQIEGLYVDENVTVRDLKAVLDYFFEQLLGKGTKTRFRPHFFPYTEPSFEVDFSSSHLAKLGSEWVEIAGCGMVEPAVFDSVGYDPETYSGFAFGMGIERIAMILYGIDDIRYFYQNDARFLSQFA
- a CDS encoding folylpolyglutamate synthase/dihydrofolate synthase family protein, producing MPDLSSYEAAREWLYSLKNAGSKYGIDRMERFADALGQPQRSFPSIHVAGTNGKGSTCAMLEQVFRDQGFKTGLSTSPHLVRQGERIQVNRRILSEEAILDFVRELAPLASAIAQPDAELHPSFFEFMTAMAFLRFQREAVDIALVEVGLGGRLDATNVLVPECSVITSIGLDHCEILGDSHAAIAREKGGIIKPGVPVVAGLLPEDAMAEVRSICRERGCELITVAERFGEDLESFPRTNLYGRYQRINAAIAMTVVEAMAGRFGLDRATAEASLASVSWPGRWEERQLRHRKIVFDVSHNSEGARWLDDNLADLVERSGGAKPDVVMGVMGGYRASSLVPVAAKWARSITFVVPQQSRACSLEELASFVPDDFEGAVERGEIARIFPSKGVCSLDQHGAPPLVVTGSIYLIGEIWDRFLEESPLGQGALQDF
- the gatC gene encoding Asp-tRNA(Asn)/Glu-tRNA(Gln) amidotransferase subunit GatC, which codes for MSKKTHIDIDYTAKLARIALSDEEKAKYSEQLDSIIGYVEKLEELDTSDVEPTAHPHPVSNVWQEDKVSSELSVQEALKNAPAQRDNMIVVPKVVD
- the cysK gene encoding cysteine synthase A, with protein sequence MAKAFPNIIAAIGNTPLIKLNRLTEGLAADVYVKCEFFNPLSSVKDRIGRAMIEAAEKEGKLGPDSIIVEPTSGNTGIALAFVAAAKGYRLVLTMPETMSMERRVLLRMLGAELVLTPGPKGMPGAIARAQELLEEYGEKAFMPQQFENPANPEVHRQTTAEEIWEATEGKIDAFVAGVGTGGTITGVSEVIKSRKELFTVAVEPTNSPVISGGQPGPHKIQGIGAGFIPKNCNKDIIDDVITVTNEDAFQTAQDLALKEGICGGISSGANVWAALQLAKRPEMAGKTIVTVACSCGERYISTPLGEKARAETTGATA
- the accD gene encoding acetyl-CoA carboxylase, carboxyltransferase subunit beta: MALFQKPKYSTVIVKKKDIPQGMWKKCPVSGEIIYNKELEQNQNVVPKSGYHFPITARKRIQSLLDENSFKEEDRDLMPGDALEFVDSKPYPERVAQYQKKTGEKESLISGLGKIQGIPVSIAVFDFQFSGGSLGSVAGEKITRAIERAIKNKIPCIVISASGGARMQEGILSLMQMAKTSAALSRLSAARLPFISILTDPTAGGVTASFATLGDVILAEPGARICFAGARVIKETTNAELPEGFQSAEFLFQRGLIDQIVPRTEMRARLHELLAALYLKKEPESA
- the rplT gene encoding 50S ribosomal protein L20 → MPRATNAPAYNKRRKKMLKQAKGYFGNKSRLYRYAKEAVAHALQYAYRDRRAKKRTWRQLWIVRINAACRAEGISYSRFTEGLKAAEVVLDRKILADLAVNDPVAFKGLVEKAKDALKAKAAA
- the pheT gene encoding phenylalanine--tRNA ligase subunit beta, with the protein product MKLSLKWLKRYVDLDETPQELADSLTLLGFEVDDMETTGVPLLENVVVGEVLQRDPHPDADKLGVCRVDCGPEFGEKSIVCGASNYKVGDRVPVALPGAELPGGFKIKRSKLRGVESDGMMCSGKEIGAGQDHAGLLILEDRPEVGTPINEALSDSDTVFNLEVTPNRPDCLCHLGIARELAAWYRRELKYPEINDITPEGDRPNGESIFGGVEVDAAEDCPLYLASVIKGVKIGPSPKWLQEALASIGLRPINNVVDVTNFVMHECGNPMHAFDARDIAGGRIRVRHASDGEPMTTLDETERKLSDRMVVIADQEKPLAVAGVMGGLNSEVKGDTTDVVLEVAYFKPSTIRWVSKKLGLSTDSSYRFERGVDPLSLRYATDRAISLILQTAGGELCSNSYTAGKEPNWETEIEMDPNWVRRKAGFDISDDDIKEAWELLDLSVNEASEDEWRVSIPSYRGDLYRPIDLLEEVLRIYGTHRIPGGQVRATATTAVDSPITEFVRKSSSFLVGQNFAEAVNYTLRSQEEQKTWSGHVCAEELALLNPISEDQTQLRHSLLPGLLETLRLNQARKTGANRFFESGRIFAELNGKIVEMIAVAFIECNGGVERSWKERGFDDFYAVKKRVETIASFAGLDLSKFKIRPVGENGTAWQEGHSAAYEEPKAGFFARIGLMSLPRIKEMDIQGEVVGGIFCYLPERLRQPKRIKFKPFSLYPATSRDLALVVDQNESAEEVARTLSKLASKAAKGFEVEAVSIFDVYQGTGLAEGKKSVAISIAFRAMDRTLKDKEVSKVFEAICKQVPEKTSYTIRD
- a CDS encoding ComF family protein — encoded protein: MLPRLFSRCFEAFTAAAFPSQCVECGGLVEARSDFASVCVACCDRVQLVREPKCLTCGFPFFGETESKAGCMHCEHLSPVFGQGWSVSLFRGPVRHLIHELKYERGFWALRDIAAMARLGPGLREFVGDAILLPVPLHARKMRERGYNQSELIVRELAKVFPDSEMGDVLERRVDTVSQTRFNRRERVRNLKNAFSLRRNRAIQPGRRYVIVDDVFTTGSTLNACAHALEQAGAGRIDVLTIGHG
- the rpmI gene encoding 50S ribosomal protein L35 → MQKTKKSIAKRFKLTGNGKLRRRSPGQRHHLHQKSTKQKRNLNRDKSVSDGRQADLMRGLPHGL